Proteins from a genomic interval of Sporomusaceae bacterium FL31:
- the metQ2_3 gene encoding lipoprotein, with product MKKHLRLIAALMLTVFIGLLAGCQSAPSTSQSQPKKLVFGVAPGPYGDMIRYAIKPGLEKKGYTVEVKEFSDYVQPNLALNNKELDANLFQHRPYLEKFSADKGLKLSPVVNIPTAGLGIYSRKINAKNAEELKAAIKPGDEITLANDPTNLTRALRLLAKNELITFKSTIDATKASEKDIEKNPYGLKVSPVEAAQLPRTLDSVALSVVNGNFAIAAGIPLSSAIIKEELSEELKNLVAVRTEDLDKQFVKDIKEVIESEDFKKAIEDPKNVFKDFQKPDWYKTKWNIQ from the coding sequence ATGAAAAAGCATCTTCGTCTCATCGCCGCACTTATGCTGACCGTCTTTATCGGTCTTTTGGCAGGCTGCCAGTCTGCCCCATCCACCAGTCAGTCTCAACCCAAGAAATTGGTTTTCGGGGTTGCCCCTGGCCCTTATGGCGATATGATCCGCTATGCCATCAAGCCTGGCCTTGAGAAAAAGGGTTATACCGTCGAAGTCAAGGAATTCAGCGATTATGTTCAGCCCAATCTGGCCCTTAACAACAAAGAGCTTGATGCAAACTTGTTCCAGCACCGTCCTTATCTGGAAAAGTTCTCAGCCGATAAAGGTCTGAAGCTTTCCCCTGTTGTCAATATTCCTACTGCCGGTCTGGGCATCTATTCCCGTAAAATCAATGCTAAAAATGCCGAAGAATTGAAAGCCGCCATCAAACCTGGCGATGAAATCACGCTGGCCAACGATCCGACCAATCTGACCCGAGCGCTTCGTTTATTAGCCAAGAACGAATTAATTACCTTTAAATCCACTATTGATGCCACCAAGGCTTCTGAAAAGGATATTGAGAAAAATCCATATGGACTGAAAGTCTCCCCTGTTGAAGCGGCCCAACTGCCCCGTACTTTAGACAGTGTTGCCTTGTCGGTAGTGAACGGAAACTTTGCCATTGCGGCCGGTATCCCGCTCTCCTCTGCGATTATTAAAGAAGAATTAAGCGAAGAATTGAAAAACCTGGTTGCCGTCCGTACTGAGGATTTGGACAAACAGTTTGTAAAAGACATTAAGGAAGTCATCGAGTCTGAAGACTTCAAGAAAGCCATTGAAGATCCGAAAAACGTATTTAAAGATTTCCAAAAACCAGATTGGTACAAAACCAAGTGGAATATTCAATAA